Proteins encoded by one window of Nitrospinota bacterium:
- a CDS encoding DUF721 domain-containing protein: MAPLGSILGRALSAVSHGSLYDLAMIEERWGEIVGEGLRAVSLPAELERKKLVIWVKEPVWADSMGYLKDEITGKINNALEKKVVDGIKVVYRRDFDRTRPSPPAAQEEPDTRLVSPETLLKIEEEAAKVEDSELREAIKRVMLKSVIANIDKKH, from the coding sequence ATGGCTCCGCTGGGGTCCATCCTTGGCCGCGCCTTGTCCGCCGTAAGCCATGGGAGCCTTTACGACCTGGCCATGATCGAGGAACGATGGGGGGAAATCGTGGGCGAAGGGCTCCGGGCGGTGTCGCTTCCGGCGGAGCTTGAGCGCAAAAAGCTGGTCATATGGGTCAAAGAACCGGTGTGGGCGGATTCCATGGGATACCTGAAAGACGAGATCACCGGCAAGATAAACAACGCCTTGGAAAAAAAGGTGGTGGACGGAATCAAGGTGGTGTACCGGCGCGATTTCGACCGGACGCGCCCATCCCCACCTGCGGCGCAGGAAGAACCGGACACACGCCTTGTGAGTCCCGAAACCCTGCTTAAAATCGAGGAGGAGGCCGCCAAAGTGGAAGATTCGGAATTGCGCGAGGCAATTAAACGGGTTATGCTAAAAAGCGTAATAGCTAACATTGATAAAAAACATTGA
- a CDS encoding YjbQ family protein has protein sequence MTFHTEYLWFNTAKKREYINITGKVEEILAKSGVREGMTLVSAMHITAGVWVNDAESGLIADIDEWLENLAPYRKGYRHHGTGEDNGDAHLKNLLAHHQVIVPVTGGKLDLGPWQQVYYAEFDGRRKKRVIVKVMGE, from the coding sequence ATGACATTCCATACGGAGTATCTCTGGTTTAACACCGCCAAAAAACGGGAATACATCAATATAACCGGAAAGGTGGAGGAGATACTGGCTAAATCGGGGGTGCGCGAAGGGATGACGCTGGTGTCGGCGATGCACATCACGGCCGGAGTATGGGTCAACGACGCGGAGTCCGGACTGATAGCGGACATAGACGAGTGGCTGGAAAACCTGGCCCCTTACAGGAAGGGATACCGGCATCACGGCACGGGAGAGGACAACGGCGACGCGCATTTGAAGAACCTGCTGGCGCACCACCAGGTGATTGTGCCTGTCACCGGCGGCAAGCTGGACCTGGGGCCGTGGCAGCAGGTGTATTACGCCGAGTTTGACGGCAGGCGGAAGAAACGGGTAATCGTAAAAGTGATGGGAGAATAG